The Archocentrus centrarchus isolate MPI-CPG fArcCen1 chromosome 5, fArcCen1, whole genome shotgun sequence genome contains the following window.
TATGACTGAACCAATATGTAAGACTGGAGAGAGGACACTGGTTCCCTGAAGGACAAAGACaataaaaagacaatgtcaGTGGAAACCTACAGTGGAGCTGCTCAGGTAAAAATCTGACACAAACTAAAGctggtttaaaaacatttttactctGAATGGAAATCAATACTTCTAAATTAATTTGAGCATAATACATTACACATATACACTTGACTCATCAtaccaaaaataaaacctcactCATCTCTCATAACCCTGTTGCACTGATGCAGTGCCATATCTAGAACCTGTTCTGTGCATTTCCTCCATGAAGACTGGTGCTCATGCCAAAATACTAGCAAAACTGCCGGGTCAGAGGTTGGAGCCACTGCTAGTGTCAGTGGCTTCAGGAGGGGCTGCCAAAAGTAGTGCCTCATAAATGAACCAGATTTAGACAAACTGTGCTGTCAGCAAAGGTAAGAAAACATTGGAAGAGCTTACAAATGACAATAATTACCCCTCTACATATTCGAATTTTAAGGGGCTTCTCAAAGTATCAAGAAACTTGTACTTGTCTTTTGTTGTATATCTCTATGTCTTTCAAATATTGTGTAGCTTTATGTCATGGTGGATGTAAATTAGCAGTTTTGCTAAAATCTGTCATGTGTTGATCACTTATTTTTATATAGATATCCATTAACAAGATGCAGCTGATACCCCTTTTCCACCGCCGGGGTTCCggtgctgttcccaaaagaaccGGAGAAAAGCTTaggaacgggcccgcgtttccaccgcgcTTGCGAACCgctcctttatgtatgagtgtgggcgggtcctcatctggacacagaagccgaagagcgcaaacgtgggagaacacgctctcctttcttgtgctgcgaacacattttacggtccaaaccaaactactgcagcatctgtgtgcagcacagaggtaaacacagatagcgattagagcaagacgacaagtacgcactttgtgtccttttatctgtgatatgaactgatacaaagcagcaagttctgCCTTAagacccaacctaattcacagccgtgaaaatcgcttcgcttttctcatgtaatacacatgtaagatggtagaaaactttcgtcacgtgttcttggttccagaccagctagtttgcggggcccgagttgaacccgtttttcagccgagcactGAGTGCTTCCGCGGTGGGAAAACCggtgaacggttcaaataatggcaccggcaccggaaccccgtCGATGGAAAAGATTAACTTGGGTACATGAGACGTAGCCTCCACATTCCTGTGTAAATTACCCCATCATATGTTCCCAAGCCGCTCAAAACATTGGGCAGCGCTCATAAAGTACCAAAACAAAGCTCTGCAGTGCATCAGTGGAAAAAAGGCATCAGAAATCATATGGATTCAGGACAGGATGTTGAGGGCTTACTGCTATTGTGGATCCATTTTTGCCCACGCCTCCTGTAAAAATAACTCTGAAATAATTGGTGCAGGAGAAGATGGCTCCTAACAAAGTGCAGATGGCAGGAACCATTTTCATCTGGATATTTAGGATCGGAATCTGGAAATCAAGACATTAACACGGAAAACTTGTGAATGCAACACAAAACAACTCCTGATCAGACATCAAATTTCCACCTATTTTtgtacctttcagagcatgTTCATTATTATACCCTCATTGAGAGCTTCATGACTAATGTTAGAGAATACTAAAAGTGCTCACTTCTTATAACCATTACAGTAAAACAGTCTAAACATCAACGTTAGAGcagcatcattttaaaattatcaAGTTAAACATCATGACATCATTATGGACTCATTGTCATTGGTTCCAATTCCTTCAGATTAAGATCAATCAGAATTACCAGTGACTGCCAAAAAGCAGATCCTCCCACGGCGGCCAGCAAATACATGATTATAATGAAGATTTGCACCTCAGTCACATCAAtgctgagtgggaggagaaaGCAGAGAGTTTACAGTGAGAATTAGTGACGTCTGAACGCACACAGTCATCCTGCAGCCTTCCCCCACAACACACTGCTGGACATGGAGCTGGTTCCTCTGCTCGACACGTGTTTGTTTTGGAGGTTAAAGGTGCGATCAGTAATATTTCACTGGCTGTGTCACCAAAAGGACGCGTTTTATTAGCTGAGTGAGTCACTCACCTGCTCTCTTAAGGTACCTACACACTTAAATTTCAGCAGGTTTACTGCAGGGCACACTGCAGCATGGATCTGATAAACTTTGCTAGGACATCAAGTTTGATGCATGTAGACTTTGAAAGGtttgcagtttctctctttgtttccaTGTAATCATCACTGGTCACCATCCTCATTGGTGTGAACAGTTGGAGTAGGGCTAGGCGATTAAtctatattaggggtgggactcgattaaaaaaattaattgaattattagaagctttgtaattaattaatcgaaattaatcgcattttaatcacattttaatatataacacgagaaatattaatttaagtttggttgatgaatgaatcaacatacataagcttaaacgtcaaaattttattttcccaccagtctactacacagaccaatgaagggtggaagtgctcctgtgataagcaaactcctgaaattaaagttaagcttcataactggatagttttattcaacattaatgtctcaattaatatagttggaaattaatcattcgctcagctgtattccttgatgttgttatgcttgttttaacagcttattttgaataaagacttaaaatgaaaccacaaaaaggagcaaagcgTCgctctccgtttaaccagctgtttttacacagctgtgcttcgcactcacagttggtaggcgacatgagctacgcagaggtgagggcaggtgacgctgatatgaaggctagcggCTCACTTCCAATCTTTGCGGTCTTcctgggctgcgaaggacgtgggccgggtccttcgaaggatgcggcccctaatttggacatcgtgcgtcgatataatctgtatgcctggaactcgtgcactgagaaacgttccacggtgcaaagtgcgattaaaatgcgttaaaatttttaattcgttaatttccctgcaattaattaatcgaaattaacgcgttaaagtcccagccctaatctATATGTAATTTCAATcagaagtttattttttaatttgattatgAAGACACACTGATAAACTGTTTGACTCAGTTTTGCTACAAAGCTGACAGCTTGTCTTGTGTAATACAGTACTGTGTCAAAGTCTTGattcacctctcatttctttttattttgctctcaaggagccagactttcttctaattttttaaagtgattttgAGAAATACTTTTGAAGTTCTTTCAAAGTAGCAGAGTTCATCTGGAAGGATGGCTAAGCCATTCTTACACTGTGCCACAGGACATGTTCTGGgaagaaaatcagtggcaacaggtcttagaATGAGAAGCCcaaattttaaagtttttgtttggttgccaatatgtatggaggaggtcaggagagaagtACAAcatccatctgtaaaacacagtggaggctctgtcatggtttggagctgcatttcagccagcggtgttgggaatcttgtcaaaattgatgaaattatgatCATAGAAAACGATCCGATTTTGATCCACCAAGGAAATACCATTTGGAAAGCTTCTGATTGGCAAATGCTTTTTAGTacaacaatgatcccaaacacaacaccaatgcagtaaaagcatacctggatagagaaagacaaaacaaaacagacaatgGACCCCTATCAgccatggactggcctccccagagcccggactcCAATGTAGGATCATCTTgacacagaacaaaaggcagaaacatccaaagaacacttttgaatgtccttcaagaagcctggagaactattcctgaagactacttagaggaattacaagaaagctccCTGAGAGAGTTCAGTTTGTGTGGTCACAGCAAATACTGAATTTTAAGTTTGTTAGAACTGTTTTTGGCTTTGGCACCGTATTTACGCtcacacgtttcaataaatctctgCGGTCATTTCCCATTgcaaaagaaatgaagggtggctcaagacttttgcacaatactgtaaatCAAGTGCACCTCTTTCTGTTACACCAGGACGCTTTCAATTCTCTGAAAGGAAAGTTAAGTTCAGCTCAAGCCAAGATGATGGCATGAATACAGTTTCTTCCAATTTTAAACAACACCTCCAAGGTTTtatcaaaatattaatttataaatatttaacGAGGTAAAACACGAAactcttcaaattaaaagctctAAATTAAAATCTTAGAAATATTACGTTATATTTGGCAAATGAAGCGGTTTCCTGAAAGTGAGCTTCCCTCAGCTGATTCTATATTTTACTGACTGCACCTTCAAGCAGAAATGAGTGCGAGCTGAGTTTCTCCATGTGACTCCATGCAGGTCAGAGTTCATTGCGGAAGCGGACAGCAGTGAGCCATGCAGGCAGCAGCCAGGAATTTTACCATCACGTTCCACAGGCAGGGACCCACAGCAGCTGTGAGCATCTGTAATCCTGCCAGACAGAGCTGCACCTCTGTTATGTCAAATCTACACACAGAACACATCCACATTTATTCTGGCTCACCTGCACAGGTAAACGCTGCGATCTAATGAAACTTCAACTTTGATATTTGATACTGAATTCCTGAAAGAACTTTTTATGACTACCTGACACGTTTCAGTAGGTAAAGTCAGAAGgtgattaaaaataacttgATTCCATAAATGAGGTTCTTTTTTAATCTAGGACCCCATTATTTTTAGACTAATAGTGCCAAACTTGTAGATGTTTActtttaaaacatataaaacagaaGCTCTTCAATAAAAGTGATTAAACAACCAGAAAAAACTTTTAAGTTTTTAAGTTAATCACATGAAGTTTTCATGTCACCCTCTTTTGTGAAAATTAGGGATCATCCTGGTGACAAACTAAGCGAATTTACAAGTCAATGAAAGAGGCGGaaaaaaagtactcagaaaacagtcaaaaatcTAATGGATAGGATCCAAAATGATCTCTGCAGCTATTGTGCGCACATTTAAGACCCATCTGAAACTTAATAGTATCCTCTGATAATGAAATTGTATTGCAAAAGCCACTGAAATATGTGGCACTTTGCCCCACGCCTTATATTGCACACATGCAGTTAGCAGAGTGGGGCTAATGTTAGCAATGCTAACACCAGCAGACTTCTTTGCTGGTAGCTTAAAATCTGCACGACTGTGCAGAACCGGCCTGGTGTCATGGCACGACGTAGAACAGTTACAGAAAAGTAATCTACTTGTTCACGTTCATGGAGACGAAGCACGTTTCATGAGTGCAGTGTGCACGTGGGCCAGACGCTTCAGCCAGGACGCTTCAGCCAGGACGCGTCAccgagaccaaaaaaaaaaagctaactcACTAGTTTTATTGGCTAAACTTAAGTATTTTCAATGTCTAAACCTACGTgagtagttttttttgttttattttaaataattagtaACACCAATAAAACAACACAGTTGTTTTGTGATAATCTGTCCAAACTTTTGTCTCTGGTATGAGGGACAAAATTATCGGCTCGTATGTTCTTCAGCCCccaaatgtggatttttttttaaccctataaaaatgaatatatttattcCATGTAGGTGGACAAGATCAGAAGAAATGAGACAgatgaaaagtaaaaataaataaataaaataaagaaaaatttgTCTCCAGAAGTATAAATCGAAAAGATTAAAAATCGATTTAATGAATTGGCGTCAGACTGTGATGGTGCAGTAAGTGGTTACGTATTTCTTGGACGCGTGATAAAAGGTGAAATTTCCTGACACAAAGCCCACGTACAGCCGCTCATTTTGGAGATCAAAGGAGGTCTGTCATTGTCTTAATTTTCACCGCGATCGTTTACAACTTCctgccacagagagagacacaaaagTCTTCAAAGCAGCAGTTAAGTAGTGGTGTgcattaacaacaacaaaataaatcaataatttgTTTAACCAACTAGTTTTTCTTTTGGTGCCAATAAAGTGAGGGGAGCAACATTTAATCATCTAGGTGCACACATAGTAAAtcttactttcttttttaactttgaCCTTTTCAAAAGGATCTGAGGCAGCATGACTAGCATCTGCTGTCACTTTGCTTTCACACAGACAGTGTGTGAAACACTGCTTTTACTTTAACCCGCGCAGTGAGCCATCAGTGAGAACTGCTTTGAAATCAGAAATGAAACAGATCTTTCCTAAGATGAGACGAGACAAATGTCTGCAAACTgttctttaaagaaaaagagaagaaaataagcAGTTTTTATTGACTCACATCCCAAAGCGCAGCGTTCCTGACACATACGTTTGCCAGTGGGCACAGTAGAACATAAACATCCCGGCGAAGCAGCAGAAGAACATCCAGTCCGGGTTGGTGCCCAGCTGCACTGCTATACTGGTtcccaacaccacaaacactgcAGAGACAAACGTCACAGCACACATCTCGTTAACTGGGCTTTCACATTTTCGGAAACACAGAATCAAACAGGACAGAAGCTGACCGGTGGAGAGGGAGTCACAGCCGTGGTCAAACAGCTCGCCCAGCGGAGAGCTGCTGTTAGTGCGTCTGGCCTGCTTCCCGTCGATGGCGTCCAATGACTGGTAGATGAACAGACCCACAGCGCACAACAGGTATGCCCAGAGAGGAGCCtggaacaacacacacacacacacacacacacacacacaaatattcacatgaAGACGAGGTCTCACTGCTTTGATGCCCACATACAGGTGCAGTCTAATGTTAATTTTTACATGCGGTGGGTGGTGGTGGACTAGAGAGCATCCCCGTGATGTTTTTGTATTCACCTCATTAACATACATATTgcgagggagggggggggggggggtgtcaaacTGCACTCCATTACAGCTGTGCTAACACCCTTCATAATGCATGCTGTGTGGCCCAAAAGGGAAGGAGAGTGCTGTGAAAGAGGAAGACACACTGGAGAGCTTAGTTCCTACattcagtataaaaaaaaaaaaaaggtatcagTGTGAGACCCTCATTCACATACAATAATGACTGATGTAGATTACTTTAGTGACTGACCAGAGGTGGGCTGATATTAATTTGAACAGCTATTAATTTGATATTTATGACAAAAGCAGCAACGTGCCATGAGAAGTATTGATTGCAAGCACatcagctgcctttttttttaaccccccccctgcaaataaacaagaaaaaaaaaaggaactggaATAATTAtagacaccccccacccccccacccacttCATTTCATGAGGCTGAAGGCAGTTCCAAAGAAAACCGGTGGTGTTCAGGTATGTGGCCTGTCCAGAGAAACCAGGAAGTTgtgtaaaatgttttcagtggaagTTAAGTAAAGCCACCTCCCACTCTGATGGTCACGAAGCTTAAGAGACACAATTACAAAACTGTCTACACAGATATTTCTCACTTGCTCCGACTaatatgtttttataatttGGTTCAACAGTTAATGTGGTCCCTGACCCATAAATTAGGTCACCTAAAGGTTACTTGATTTGAAACAGGCATATTAGCACAGACCATTTATTTCTTATTACCCATGTTTAATAGCATATTGATAAGCGCTTATCTTCATAACGTCCACATAACAGGCACGCCCAAGCAGCAACTTCTGAGACTGAGCAGTGAAGCCAACACAAAGTGCAAAAAATGCTACAGTTCCTCTGATGCCTACTTGAGGCCATAtattcccatgttaaaatgtccaactgtGTAGCATTAAAAAGCCCATTTACAGTCTTTCAACATGGTGGTGGCTATGTTTTTCTATTATATAccgttttttttaaaacagcgcTTTCATTCATGAATTAAACGGAACATCGACTTCTTATTTGACCTTTTATTGTCTCACACCCCCTGCTGATGTGTCACATTAAAAGCCTTCCTGTAGCTCTCATGACCTCATCTCACTCTTTTCTTATATGCTTATCTTTTAATTTGAAGTAGACTTTTCATTATGGACCTCATCAACATGCGCTTCATCCTCTTTCAGATTAATGACTAACCTGCTCAGTGGCAGTCGGGCAGTAATAGACGAGCACAAGGGTGGTGAAGATGTTGGTGGCCAGGCCGATGATGGTGATGAGATTGGGTGCAATCCAGGAAGGGACGCGTCCCACCAGCCATTCCCAGTAGCGCTGCATTAGAGGCTCCAGCAGGGAGCGTCCAGCACTGCTGTACCTGCAGGGATGGGCAGCAGGTGGTGACAGGTGAGTCCCAGAGGAGCAGCAGTTGGGTGAACATTAATATGTTTACTGACTTTTATGAGGGCTTAATTAGCAACTGTGTTTAAATATAGCTCCACAAGCTGCAGAAATAGAGTTACAGCTGGCAGTGCTTGAGTTTGTCAGCTGCAATGAAACCTAAATGAATCAAATTCCTCCTTGTCCTTGTTTAAGAATTATAAGCAGCTACAGGGAGTACTTGAAGTTTGATGTTGTTAAAAGAGGTTCTGTGAGTTATAAACTGAAGGGTTCACCTAAATTTCTCAGCTTGTACTCTAGTTTATTACTGAATATATTCAATAAGGATTTGAAAAGCACAGCTGTTTGTGCATTGGACCATAAACAACATAACATCAGCAGAACGTTAAACCAATAACCTTAAGTCCTGTGAATTCAGAGCCAGCTGCCTGCCAGTCCTTTAaatctgaaaatgttttaaaacagatttaatAAAAGCCTTTAGAGAATATTCAGTCATCTTAAATTCAGTTTGGACATTTTTCTAATGTTTTCAGTTACGTCACTGCAAGAATTTCACCCCATCTGGCTCGTAACACCCTGATGGAAACCCTGAAGATGGTGGTTTCGCTAGCCAGCTCATTAGCCTCAGAAAAGGGAGGATCAAAGTTTAAAAACTAATGGCTTCAAAATAACAGTTCATTTTCATCTGTGGTTAAAAACAGGTCTGCCACAAACTTGGGACAACGGGATATCATTTAGTACAACGATGTTTTCTGAGCACATTAACAAACATATTTAGATAAAGCTCTTAAATactttaatttcattattttactCAGAAATGATAAACATGATTAACTGTGAAGAATATATTTTCAGGCCTGATGCATTTTCCCACAAGTTTGATCTTAAATTTAGTTTTATATGATATGAATAATGTGTTGAATTCAACTCAAGGTGTGAATCAGTCTGTCCTGAgagtctgaaagaaaagaaaacagccaCAGGGCTGATCTGTCAGCAGTAACATCAGCCCTGACATGCcagctttattttctttgaaaCCAATAATGAACACGTAGCCACGTGTTAtccatatatataaaaaaaacactacttttaaatgtcacatttgaaCAGTATAGAGTACCAGAGCAAATCTCTGCCAAGTCTGAGATAAAGTCACAAATTTTCTTGAAGACATCaggttaaaatattttaacatatttgtgTCTGAGTGGCTCTTGGAAACCTGAAACAATATTTCACTTTATGCTCTTCATGTTGAAACAAGTCTGAGAGAACACGTGCAGGCGTGTCTTCTTTCAACCTGAGGAGCACACAAATGCAGACCCGAAGCTTAAGTTTGTACAGAAAATAATCACAATTTTAGCTACTTCGCTTGTTAAAAACATTAACTGGAAACTGATATTGTAGACAATAATTATGAGGATTCTGCTCCATCCACATCAGTCTGTTAAAAGGGCATTATGGGGCAGCTCAATCATGGCCAAAAAATGACATGGATTGAGATGAACAAGATGATTAATTAACCCAATTACttccagaccaaaaaaaaataaaaagaaaaaagttattttattataGTTTCAAAAAGATGACACTTCAATTTCCTTGAACTTTAATCTTAATTGAATCaaataaactaattaaaaaataaattcaattcattttctgtctgaaaCGGGCTTTTATCTTCTCCCTTTAAGTCAGCCCTCTTCTGATTGGATGCCCCTCAcaagaaggtttgaacagcaagAGGGCTTCTGTGTGTGAGACGATCACATTATGGATATCCCCTCtctttgacatcatacagagccaagagtagaaaaaaaactgagcatgtagagcagtctgaagcctgcaCTTTTAGCTTATAAGGATCATTGCAGTGACCACAGCAGGAACCTGTGTTACCTGTGTTCTTCCAGTCTCTTGAGTTGGTGTCGAGACAGGGGGGGTGAGGGCAACTCAATCAGCCTGCGCAGGACTCCAGGGGACAGCCAGCAGGTCGCCTCCATGCCCATGCCCTGTCCCAGGTCCTTGTCCCGGCCAAGGCCTCGGCGAGTACGCAGACCCCCCCCTTGCTGCTGCCCCGTCGCGCTCATGGAGCCCTGCTTCCTGCTGGTCTGGTCCCTGAAGGCTCTACCTCTGCCACTGCCCTGCCTGAGGGGCTAAAGATCCACAGCGAGGCCAGATGATGCCTAGGACGAAATTCAACAATCCAACATCATGAGACTGCCCTGTGGAAatatctcagaaaaaaaaaatacagcttcaCAAATCCCAAAAAAGCAATTTCTTAGGCTACAactaaaaactatttttttttctgataactAGTTCATATTTTAGGCTACTCAATATACATCACAATGTTAAATAAGGTGCCTCCAGAACTCTTACATTCTCTGACAAATCCGCACACTAGCGGA
Protein-coding sequences here:
- the cept1b gene encoding choline/ethanolaminephosphotransferase 1 is translated as MSATGQQQGGGLRTRRGLGRDKDLGQGMGMEATCWLSPGVLRRLIELPSPPLSRHQLKRLEEHRYSSAGRSLLEPLMQRYWEWLVGRVPSWIAPNLITIIGLATNIFTTLVLVYYCPTATEQAPLWAYLLCAVGLFIYQSLDAIDGKQARRTNSSSPLGELFDHGCDSLSTVFVVLGTSIAVQLGTNPDWMFFCCFAGMFMFYCAHWQTYVSGTLRFGIIDVTEVQIFIIIMYLLAAVGGSAFWQSLIPILNIQMKMVPAICTLLGAIFSCTNYFRVIFTGGVGKNGSTIAGTSVLSPVLHIGSVIILAMMIYKKSAVQLFENHPCLYILAFGFVSAKITNKLVVAHMTKSEMHLHDLAFLGPGLLFLDQYFNSFIDEYLVLWIALIISLFDLVRYCVSVCNQIACHLHIFVFKIKPCSVLSSASH